In Pajaroellobacter abortibovis, the following are encoded in one genomic region:
- a CDS encoding peroxiredoxin — MESIRLKKGDRAPSFTLLTDEGETVTLSDFSDRFLILYFYPKDQTPGCTREAQAFSARIADFEQHHASILGVSKDSTESHHRFRVSCRLEIPLASDPDLTVHKLFGAYGEKNLYGKITEGVIRSTFLIRPDKKIEEAFYHVKVEGHVDKVFERLCISSEENAFFPK; from the coding sequence ATGGAATCGATCAGACTCAAAAAAGGAGATAGGGCACCTTCTTTTACTCTTCTTACAGATGAAGGAGAAACAGTAACATTATCGGATTTTTCCGATCGTTTTCTGATCCTTTACTTTTATCCTAAAGATCAAACCCCTGGGTGTACTCGAGAAGCTCAAGCCTTCTCTGCACGAATCGCTGACTTTGAACAACATCACGCCTCTATCCTCGGTGTTTCCAAAGATTCCACAGAAAGCCATCACCGCTTTCGAGTCAGCTGTCGTTTGGAGATCCCTCTTGCCAGCGATCCTGATTTAACGGTGCATAAACTTTTTGGAGCTTATGGAGAGAAAAATTTGTACGGAAAGATAACAGAAGGGGTCATTCGCAGCACTTTTCTCATCCGACCAGACAAAAAAATAGAAGAAGCTTTTTACCATGTCAAAGTAGAAGGACATGTCGATAAGGTGTTCGAAAGGCTGTGCATAAGCAGCGAAGAGAATGCTTTCTTCCCAAAATAA